Within the Chitinivorax sp. B genome, the region CAAAAGTAATATTCTCCATCTCTGCCTGAAAGTATTTGTCACAACTGAAACCTGTCTTATCCCGCTTGATATCCAAATCGATTGCCGTTTCCGGTAAGTTCACCCCCATTACACGTCCATCAAATTGTTCAGCCAGTGCGGACAACAACTTTTGGTATCGCTCCCGTACTGCAGGATTCCACTGCATGGCCACCCATCCCATCCCAACAGGCTTGTTTTCCCCTGGGTTATCGTATTGCGGCACAATGCCACCTTGATAGATCGGACTCTTCATCAAATAACGCGGCACATTTTTGTCTTGCGGTCTGAAGAACCGATCTTGAATTTGAATGAACAGCCTTTTGTCCAAGGATTTCAAATAGGTCAAGTCCCGCTCAATTTGTGAAAAATCGTACTGGTCTTTTTCTTTTTCAAGCGACTTCCAGGTGTAAACAATCTGCACGCCACCAATATCGCTCCGTTTGATCAACGATTCAATTTTTGTCAGATCATCTGAGCCGGTATAAAGAAAATTTTGTGGTGTAGCCGCCTGGATGGATAACGCCATTGCACCAAATACGATACTAATTGATGCATTCACAGGTAATTTATTTTTCATGAATTCCTTAATTCAAATGATGGGTATTCAGTAGAACATACATTACTGAACAGGCCTGCCACAGGGCGTAGATTGATAAAATCTCACATCTTGGTTAAAGGTGTAAGTAGCAATGGTTACTGATATGAAACAACACGACACTCATAGGTTGAATTCGAGCGTTTCGTTGGACGGTGGACACACAAAGTTGGCGCAGGTTCCAAGTTCCGTGTACCGCCTCATGAGGTTTCACCACAGAAATGAGCTGCCTGATCAGGAAACAGCAATCACCGCACCTGGTCTGACAGTTGTCACCAGCCATATCCTCACCATGAATCCAGTACTTGAGCTACATGTCAGGTCAGGCCTGGTACAGCCTGACATCATCTCTTCCACACTTTTTGATCTGATACATCGCGCTGTCAGCACGCTTGGACAGCTCAATTTCAGTTGAGCCATGTTCGGGATAAATGGCGACACCAATGCAAGAAGATATATGCAGGACTTGTCCAGCCAACCGAAAAGGCTGTTTGAGGCTGGCATGAATTTTTTGCGCCACTGCCAACGCATTTCGGTCAGTCTCTACTGTGGCAAGCAAGACGACAAATTCATCCCCACCAATACGGGCCACGGTATCTGACCCACGGACACAGGTTTGCATTCGCTTTGCGACCTCGACCAGCAGTAAATCGCCCGTCGCATGGCCATAGGTATCATTGACAGGCTTGAACTGATCCAAATCGATAAACATGATTGCCAAGCGCTTGTTGTCCCGCTTGGCACGGGCAAAAGCCTGTTGCAGGCGATCGGAAAACAGCGCGCGGTTAGGCAGACCGGTGAGCATATCGTGCTGGGCCATGTGGCGAACGCGCTCTTCCACTTTTCGGCGTGCAGTGATGTCGCGCGTAACACCAAGAATGCCAACAAATTCGCCTGCAGCATTGCGCATCATGGTCGTCGTCACATCCGTCCAGACCGTCCCTCCTCCTTTGCAAGGCTGTTCCAGCTCGCCGCGAAAATCCGGTTCGGGTTCACCATTCTGTAAGGCCCGGAGAATACGCTCCAGCCCAGTTCTGGCAATGACAGCCGATTCTGGTGTGAGGGCCTCTTCAATACTTTGCTTCATCACCTCGGCCGGTGTATAGCCACGCAACTTCTCAACCGAGGGACTGACATAGGTAAATCGCCCGGCAAGATCCATGGTCCAGATCACATCCGTTGCGTTGTCAGCCAGCATACGGTGACGTTCCTCACTGACTCGTAGGGCTTGCTCCGCTTCCTGACTACTCGCCAATGCCTGGGCCAGACGACAATTGATCCGCAGAATATAAAGCGCCACACCGCTGATCAGGATGACAACCCCAGCAGCGATATACAGGCTGGTGAGATGCGTTTCGATACGTGGTGTGGGTTTATACAGAAAACCATCCAGTGGTACATCCGGTGGCAACAGGCCCAGGTTGGCATAGGTATCAGCAATATGACGCCAGCGACCGGGGCTCATATACCCTATCTCGATCAGATCCTGTCGCATCAGATTGGCCATCTGAGCAGCCTCAAAACGCAAGAACTCAACGTTGTAACGCTTGGAGTAGTGTTTGGCGATCAGCCTGGCAATCTCATCCTGATGCGCCATGGCATAGCGCCAGCCACGTAGGCTGGCTTCCAGAAAGGCTTGCACCCGTTGTGGGTGCTGCTTCAGTTCCTGTTCGCTGGTAAACAGATTATCGCCATAGAAATCGATATTGGCATTGCGGGGAGTGTAGATTTCATAGGCAAAGCCAAGACGATCAAGAAAATAGGGTTCGTTGGTAGCATAGGCAGAGATGGCGTCTACATTACCATCCACCAGATCTCGCAGCCGGAAGGTATGCGGGCGCAACGTGACGGTATCGGCGATACCTTGCTGTTTGATATATGCAATCAACTCTTCAGACTGCGGCTCAATCATGATGCGCTTGCCCGCCAGATTGCGGCTGGTTTGCGGGCCCGGCGGCTGGGCCGCGATCAAGACCAGCGGGGAGTGCTGGAAGATGGCGGCCAGCGCAACCACAGGCTTACCGGCATGGCGGGCCAGCAGCAAACCGCTGGTACCCACGCCAAATTGGGCTTCACCACGCAACACCCGTTCGATTGGTCGTTCACCATGCTCGGCCTCGCGAATTTCCACATCCAGGCCCACTTCACGGTAGTAACCCTTTTCCTGTGCCGCGTAATAACCTGCAAATTGAAAAGCATGGAACCACTTCAGTTGCAAAGTGACCTTTTGTGGTGCAATTTCAGCTTGAGCAATATTCAGCCACAGCAACAGACAAAACGCGCCAACACATTTGAGCATGTTGCTCACAATTCGGCGGGATCCACATTCAGGCACGGTTGACATGGTTTCATAGGCGCATTTGCCAAGTTTCGGGCGTAAACCAGGCCAATACTAGCAGTTTCCCTAATGTCCAAGTTATTTTCCAAATGACGGATTGATGTCTACAAAATGGAAAACAATTGAGATATAGATAATCACTATCTTGAGATATGGCCACCGAAAGGAGCCCACACAACAGAGGTTCATCAGGATGCGCCAAACCGCTCGAATTTTTCGGGTGGGGTATTGCCGGGAAGCCATTGACGGTAGATACGATCGAAGGTGCCATCCTGCTTGAGTTCCTGCAATGCACGATGCCAACTGTCGATCAACTTGGGATCAGTACCGCGAGAGAAAGTCAGGTAAAGCCAGTTTTCCTGCAAGGTATACACCTTTTCAATCTGATCGGGATCCAGACCTGCACTTTCCATGA harbors:
- a CDS encoding diguanylate cyclase, which translates into the protein MLKCVGAFCLLLWLNIAQAEIAPQKVTLQLKWFHAFQFAGYYAAQEKGYYREVGLDVEIREAEHGERPIERVLRGEAQFGVGTSGLLLARHAGKPVVALAAIFQHSPLVLIAAQPPGPQTSRNLAGKRIMIEPQSEELIAYIKQQGIADTVTLRPHTFRLRDLVDGNVDAISAYATNEPYFLDRLGFAYEIYTPRNANIDFYGDNLFTSEQELKQHPQRVQAFLEASLRGWRYAMAHQDEIARLIAKHYSKRYNVEFLRFEAAQMANLMRQDLIEIGYMSPGRWRHIADTYANLGLLPPDVPLDGFLYKPTPRIETHLTSLYIAAGVVILISGVALYILRINCRLAQALASSQEAEQALRVSEERHRMLADNATDVIWTMDLAGRFTYVSPSVEKLRGYTPAEVMKQSIEEALTPESAVIARTGLERILRALQNGEPEPDFRGELEQPCKGGGTVWTDVTTTMMRNAAGEFVGILGVTRDITARRKVEERVRHMAQHDMLTGLPNRALFSDRLQQAFARAKRDNKRLAIMFIDLDQFKPVNDTYGHATGDLLLVEVAKRMQTCVRGSDTVARIGGDEFVVLLATVETDRNALAVAQKIHASLKQPFRLAGQVLHISSCIGVAIYPEHGSTEIELSKRADSAMYQIKKCGRDDVRLYQA